The following proteins come from a genomic window of Anaerobutyricum hallii:
- a CDS encoding LURP-one-related/scramblase family protein encodes MKFLIKQRVFSWSDTFDIYDEYENKKYFVQAEFLSLGHRLHVYDMNGKEVGLIKEKVLTFLPEFEVMIGRHSCGIIKKKFTFFHPQYELDYNGWHVEGDFLSWNYDVYEACSAVIHITKEPWHWGDTYVIDFLEPKDELMGLMLVLAIDAANCTNN; translated from the coding sequence ATGAAATTTTTAATAAAGCAAAGAGTATTTTCCTGGTCAGATACCTTTGATATTTATGATGAGTATGAAAACAAGAAGTACTTTGTCCAGGCAGAATTTTTATCATTAGGGCATCGTCTGCATGTATATGATATGAATGGGAAAGAGGTAGGACTGATCAAGGAGAAAGTTCTTACTTTTTTGCCAGAGTTTGAAGTAATGATAGGCAGGCATTCCTGCGGTATTATAAAGAAGAAGTTTACTTTTTTTCATCCACAGTATGAACTAGATTATAATGGCTGGCATGTAGAGGGAGATTTTCTTTCCTGGAATTATGATGTATATGAGGCATGCAGTGCGGTTATACATATTACAAAGGAGCCATGGCATTGGGGAGACACTTATGTAATTGATTTTCTTGAACCAAAGGACGAATTAATGGGGTTAATGCTTGTTCTTGCAATTGATGCGGCTAATTGTACGAATAATTAA
- a CDS encoding SDR family NAD(P)-dependent oxidoreductase: protein MIKGKKIAIVTGATGGLGREFVRLLLKEKNVDEIWALARNEKKLSRLKEKFGKRIKIYSIDLSSVRQIKCFGEELHEEAGRKNLEISYLVNNAGFAKFCSYGDLSVEESLNMMHVNMDAVVAMGLVCIPYMKKGSHMINIASQASFQPLPYQNIYSSTKSFVRNYSRALNVELKEKGICVTAVCPGWIKTDLYKRAEIGARKATTKYVGMVTPDKVAKKALKDAKKCKDISIYSLFTKISHIAAKLLPQRMMMKIWLKQQNLDDE, encoded by the coding sequence ATGATAAAGGGAAAAAAGATTGCAATAGTTACAGGGGCAACAGGTGGATTGGGACGGGAATTTGTCCGTCTTCTCTTAAAAGAAAAAAATGTTGACGAAATATGGGCTTTAGCTCGAAATGAAAAGAAACTTAGTCGTTTGAAAGAAAAGTTTGGTAAAAGGATTAAAATATATTCTATTGATCTCTCCAGTGTCCGCCAGATAAAATGTTTTGGAGAGGAGCTGCATGAGGAAGCCGGGCGGAAGAATCTGGAGATTTCCTATCTTGTTAATAATGCTGGTTTTGCAAAGTTTTGTTCTTATGGGGATTTAAGTGTTGAAGAATCTTTGAACATGATGCATGTGAATATGGATGCTGTTGTGGCGATGGGACTTGTCTGTATCCCTTATATGAAAAAAGGAAGTCATATGATTAATATTGCGTCTCAGGCATCCTTTCAGCCACTTCCGTATCAGAACATATATAGCTCTACAAAGTCCTTTGTAAGAAATTATTCAAGAGCGTTAAATGTGGAATTAAAAGAGAAAGGGATCTGTGTTACAGCAGTATGTCCCGGCTGGATAAAAACAGATTTATATAAGAGAGCGGAAATTGGAGCAAGGAAAGCAACAACGAAGTATGTAGGTATGGTCACGCCGGATAAGGTAGCAAAAAAAGCTTTAAAAGATGCGAAAAAATGTAAAGATATTTCCATCTACAGTCTTTTTACAAAAATCTCACATATAGCTGCAAAGCTTCTCCCACAGCGTATGATGATGAAAATTTGGCTGAAACAGCAGAATCTGGATGATGAATAG